In a genomic window of Corynebacterium coyleae:
- a CDS encoding CGLAU_01105 family protein, which yields MADNNGEIRNNLRDAGEALLLAGSSLGAALGKVAGELSERFQSTSDEARTNLNAATSEGDVRNVANNFVDEAEKLFNSLRERDLQISDDLKETVTTKVNEVRAALNERLDKALDGVDDKGVMSDVRSRFDGLVERLQDQFTNTTGDGDIIDGEILETDETDSNNTAN from the coding sequence ATGGCTGACAACAATGGCGAGATCCGCAACAACCTGCGCGACGCTGGCGAGGCCCTGCTGCTGGCAGGTTCTTCCCTCGGTGCGGCGCTGGGCAAGGTAGCCGGCGAGCTCTCTGAGCGTTTCCAATCCACGTCCGATGAGGCTCGCACAAACTTGAACGCGGCGACGTCGGAGGGCGACGTGCGCAACGTGGCCAACAACTTCGTCGACGAGGCGGAGAAGCTCTTCAACTCCCTGCGTGAGCGCGACCTGCAGATCTCCGACGACCTCAAGGAGACTGTGACTACGAAGGTAAATGAGGTGCGCGCTGCGCTCAACGAACGTCTGGATAAGGCTCTTGATGGGGTCGACGACAAGGGTGTTATGAGCGATGTCCGCTCGCGTTTCGACGGCCTGGTGGAGCGCCTCCAAGACCAGTTCACCAACACCACCGGCGACGGCGATATTATCGACGGCGAGATTCTGGAGACGGACGAAACCGACTCCAACAACACCGCTAACTAG
- a CDS encoding long-chain-fatty-acid--CoA ligase, with amino-acid sequence MTSPSPTNGDAPWLQYYPEWTAHSLEYGNRTLNDLYDDNLAANGNNTATRFFGRTQTFSELDREVRRAAAGLKAFGVRPGDRVAIMLPNCPQHVAAFFAVQKIGGVVVEHNPLYTAHELRPQFKNHGARVAIVWDKAADTLEQLRADTPLETVVSVNMIKAMPRAQQLALRLPLPKVMEARAALTGPCSNTVPWESLTSSAIGGLGTDLEPPAEITPESPAVILYTSGTTGAPKGAALSHANLVANPLQGQAWVKELQEGNQRMLAALPFFHAYGLTFSLTLTMLIGSELVLLPAPQMPLVMKAIKKTPPTFIPGVPTLFERILQAAEKKNIDLSPIQIGFSGASSLPKEIIEGWERATGGRLVEGYGLTETSPIIVGNPQTADRRPGYIGIPFPDTQIRIVDPDNPDQDMPYGEAGEILAKGPQVFSGYFNNPEATEKVFHNGWFRTGDMGVMEEDGFIKLVSRIKELIITGGFNVYPAEVEEVIRTHKDVEDVAVVGRPRSDGSEDVVACVVLRDGAALDPDGLKDFARENLTRYKVPRTFYHFEELAKDQMGKLRRREVREDLLSKLEQR; translated from the coding sequence ATGACTTCACCCTCCCCAACCAATGGAGACGCCCCCTGGCTGCAGTACTACCCCGAGTGGACCGCCCACTCGCTGGAGTACGGCAACCGCACGCTGAACGATCTTTACGACGACAACCTGGCCGCCAACGGCAACAACACCGCCACCAGGTTCTTCGGCCGCACCCAGACGTTTAGCGAGCTCGATCGCGAGGTGCGCCGCGCCGCCGCAGGTCTGAAAGCCTTCGGCGTTCGCCCGGGTGACCGCGTGGCGATCATGCTGCCGAACTGCCCGCAGCACGTCGCCGCCTTCTTTGCTGTGCAGAAGATCGGCGGTGTTGTCGTCGAGCACAACCCGCTCTACACCGCCCACGAGCTGCGCCCACAATTCAAGAACCACGGCGCCCGTGTGGCAATCGTGTGGGACAAGGCCGCCGACACGCTTGAGCAGCTGCGCGCCGACACTCCGCTGGAAACCGTGGTCAGCGTGAACATGATCAAGGCCATGCCACGCGCCCAGCAGCTCGCGCTGCGCCTGCCGTTGCCGAAGGTGATGGAGGCCCGCGCAGCGCTCACCGGCCCGTGCAGCAACACGGTGCCATGGGAGTCATTGACCAGCTCCGCCATCGGTGGGCTGGGCACTGACCTGGAACCCCCAGCGGAGATCACTCCGGAAAGCCCCGCAGTGATCCTGTACACCTCCGGCACGACCGGCGCGCCGAAGGGCGCGGCACTGTCACACGCGAACCTGGTTGCCAACCCGCTGCAGGGCCAGGCGTGGGTAAAGGAACTCCAAGAGGGCAACCAGCGCATGTTGGCAGCCCTGCCGTTCTTCCACGCCTACGGCCTGACGTTCTCGCTGACGCTGACCATGCTGATCGGCTCCGAACTCGTGCTCCTGCCGGCCCCGCAGATGCCTCTTGTAATGAAGGCGATCAAGAAGACCCCGCCGACGTTCATCCCGGGTGTGCCCACATTGTTTGAGCGCATCCTGCAGGCTGCGGAGAAGAAGAACATCGACCTGTCCCCGATTCAGATTGGCTTCTCGGGTGCGTCGTCGCTGCCGAAGGAGATTATCGAGGGCTGGGAGCGCGCCACCGGCGGTCGTTTGGTCGAAGGCTACGGTCTGACGGAGACGTCACCGATCATCGTCGGCAACCCGCAGACCGCGGACCGTCGCCCCGGCTACATCGGTATCCCCTTCCCTGACACCCAGATCCGCATCGTGGACCCGGACAACCCGGACCAGGACATGCCCTACGGCGAGGCCGGCGAGATTCTTGCCAAGGGCCCACAGGTGTTCTCCGGCTACTTCAACAACCCCGAGGCCACCGAGAAGGTCTTCCACAACGGTTGGTTCCGCACCGGCGACATGGGTGTGATGGAGGAGGACGGCTTTATCAAGCTCGTCTCCCGCATCAAGGAGCTCATCATCACCGGCGGGTTCAACGTCTACCCGGCGGAGGTTGAGGAGGTCATCCGCACCCACAAGGACGTCGAGGATGTCGCCGTGGTGGGCCGTCCGCGCTCCGACGGTTCGGAGGATGTTGTCGCCTGCGTCGTGCTTCGCGACGGCGCCGCCCTCGACCCCGACGGCCTGAAGGACTTCGCCCGCGAGAACCTCACCCGTTACAAGGTGCCGCGCACCTTCTACCACTTCGAGGAGCTGGCCAAGGACCAGATGGGCAAGCTACGCCGCCGCGAGGTCCGCGAGGACCTGCTGTCCAAGCTCGAGCAGCGCTAA
- a CDS encoding DUF445 domain-containing protein: MTDQLMPSPTNEAERRRVLRNHKIAVTSLLGVAAVIFLACSWAQSQGATAAWIGYVRAAAEAGMVGGLADWFAVTALFKHPMGIPIPHTAIIPNKKDQVAGALSDFVSENFLNARTITQKVMDAGIPERVGTWMAQPANAERVSEEVGTFVVRMVEGIDPKEAERFIDSQVIDRFAEPIWGPPLGRALEGLIADGKVEPVVDDMVAWGRRKVNGMEDTVVSLIDERMPRWAPQFAKDLVGQRVYDELVSFMADVDADPQHEARRALRRQINDFAQDLQFDGEMISRVEALKGDIMASNAVRSASAGMWAQLSTALVEAASDPSSTLRRKVADASMEWGTKLRDDPTVRADAEARLEKITHYAAENGAEQIVGIIAETIERWDGEEAAEKIELMVGRDLQFIRLNGTVVGALAGLVIYTVTQLLFF, translated from the coding sequence ATGACTGATCAGTTGATGCCAAGCCCAACCAATGAGGCGGAGCGGCGCCGCGTCCTGCGAAACCACAAGATCGCGGTGACAAGTTTGCTTGGGGTTGCTGCGGTGATCTTCCTTGCGTGCTCGTGGGCGCAATCCCAAGGCGCAACGGCGGCGTGGATTGGTTACGTGCGTGCTGCGGCGGAGGCCGGCATGGTGGGTGGTTTGGCCGACTGGTTTGCGGTGACCGCGTTGTTTAAGCACCCGATGGGGATTCCGATTCCGCACACGGCGATCATTCCGAACAAGAAGGATCAGGTTGCGGGTGCGCTCAGCGACTTTGTCAGCGAGAACTTCCTGAATGCGCGCACGATTACGCAGAAGGTGATGGATGCGGGCATCCCGGAGCGGGTAGGCACGTGGATGGCGCAGCCAGCGAACGCGGAGCGTGTCAGCGAAGAGGTGGGCACGTTCGTGGTGCGCATGGTTGAGGGCATCGACCCGAAGGAGGCGGAGCGGTTCATCGATTCGCAGGTGATCGACCGCTTTGCGGAGCCGATTTGGGGCCCGCCGCTGGGCCGTGCGCTGGAGGGTTTGATTGCGGATGGCAAGGTGGAGCCGGTGGTGGATGACATGGTGGCGTGGGGTCGTCGCAAAGTAAATGGCATGGAGGACACGGTCGTTTCACTTATCGACGAACGTATGCCCCGCTGGGCACCCCAATTCGCCAAAGACCTCGTGGGGCAGCGCGTGTACGACGAGTTGGTGTCGTTCATGGCGGACGTGGACGCGGACCCGCAGCACGAGGCGCGCAGGGCGCTGCGCCGACAGATCAACGACTTCGCGCAGGACCTGCAGTTTGATGGGGAGATGATCTCGCGCGTGGAGGCGTTGAAGGGCGACATTATGGCGTCGAACGCGGTGCGTTCGGCGTCTGCCGGGATGTGGGCGCAGTTGTCCACAGCGTTGGTGGAGGCGGCCTCGGATCCGTCGAGCACGCTGCGCAGGAAGGTCGCGGATGCGTCGATGGAATGGGGCACCAAGCTTCGCGACGACCCCACAGTCCGCGCCGACGCCGAAGCACGCCTGGAAAAGATCACCCACTACGCGGCCGAGAACGGCGCGGAACAGATCGTGGGCATCATCGCGGAGACGATCGAGCGCTGGGACGGGGAGGAAGCAGCGGAGAAGATCGAGCTGATGGTGGGCCGTGACCTGCAGTTCATTCGTCTGAACGGCACTGTGGTCGGTGCACTGGCCGGTTTGGTTATTTACACTGTGACACAGCTCTTGTTCTTTTAG
- a CDS encoding MinD/ParA family ATP-binding protein, with protein MTTFHDATLRDAVAMPELELTPPEVLDQTNLVDPVKSPPKQGWRKMIHTATRGRINPGGSRKELEEQQLIDAIRAPLRGDYRIAVMSLKGGVGKTTTTVGLGGVFAQTRGDRVIAIDANPDLGTLAQRAATAPPATIRDLLHAPETHRYPQVSAFTNQAASRLEVIGSERDPAVSEAFSEADYRHAIDILQHHYNVILTDCGTGLMHSAMAGVLDLANALVLVTSPALDGAQSASATLDWLNLHGYDQLAANAVVVVSSSAPGKPTIDMGKVTEHFASRTRAVHTIPYDRHLAEGAVVDLERMAPATLKAYQHLAATVAADFGAWHRHAL; from the coding sequence ATGACCACGTTCCATGACGCCACGCTTCGCGACGCTGTTGCCATGCCGGAGCTTGAACTCACACCACCTGAGGTGCTCGATCAAACCAACCTGGTGGATCCGGTGAAATCGCCGCCGAAACAGGGCTGGCGCAAAATGATCCACACCGCCACTCGTGGTCGCATCAACCCGGGCGGTTCGCGCAAAGAACTCGAGGAGCAGCAGCTTATCGACGCCATCCGTGCGCCCCTGCGCGGCGACTACCGCATTGCGGTGATGAGCCTGAAAGGTGGCGTCGGTAAGACCACAACCACCGTTGGCCTTGGAGGCGTGTTCGCACAGACCCGTGGGGATCGCGTCATCGCCATCGACGCCAACCCGGACCTGGGCACACTTGCCCAACGCGCAGCAACCGCGCCACCGGCCACCATCCGTGACCTGCTCCACGCGCCGGAAACGCACCGCTACCCGCAGGTCAGTGCCTTTACTAACCAGGCAGCATCGCGGCTCGAGGTGATCGGCTCCGAGCGAGACCCGGCGGTCTCCGAGGCGTTTTCGGAAGCCGACTACCGCCACGCCATCGACATCCTGCAGCACCACTACAACGTCATTCTCACCGACTGTGGCACCGGCCTGATGCACTCCGCGATGGCGGGCGTGCTCGACCTGGCCAACGCGCTTGTGCTGGTCACCTCACCTGCTCTCGACGGCGCGCAGTCCGCATCCGCGACCCTCGACTGGCTCAACCTCCACGGCTACGACCAGTTGGCCGCCAACGCTGTCGTGGTCGTTTCCTCATCCGCACCGGGCAAGCCGACCATCGATATGGGCAAGGTCACCGAACACTTCGCCTCGCGCACGCGGGCGGTGCACACGATCCCGTACGACAGGCACTTGGCGGAAGGTGCGGTCGTCGATTTGGAACGCATGGCCCCGGCGACGCTCAAGGCCTACCAGCACCTGGCGGCGACGGTAGCTGCGGACTTCGGTGCGTGGCACCGGCACGCGTTGTAA
- a CDS encoding long-chain-fatty-acid--CoA ligase yields MINFLRAPIHNLRKGKLYSATRLVTHDHNREDAMGAADTQAWIEQYAEWTNPRPEIGTDTLVSWFNRAVATQPRSAATWFMGKELTYAELNDHVGSAAAGLVKLGVQPGDRVAVALPNCPQHVIAVTAILRLGAVVVEHNPLYTADELEPQFNDHGAKIAIVFDREADTFLSLRGRTPLETVVAVNMIDEMPTHLKALLALPIPPVKKKRAELSTPAPGTMNFTDLLRTRSRTVHLPPIEPETTAFILYTSGTSGKPKGAPLSHRNIVSVLKAGIEWLEDWGAVREKVLAVLPMFHIYGLALNYGLPLTVGGQIVLVPAPQPQLYQSAILKTRPTMLPGVPTLYAKIIEWAKKDNVDLSSIHTSISGASTLPAETIELWENTTGGRLIEGYGLTETSPILAGNPLDGTRRPGYIGLPFPNTEIRIADPDDPSRTMSDGEPGELLARGPQVFAGYLNNPEANENAFHDGWFRTGDMAVMEPDGWIKLVARIKEMIITGGFNVYPDEVEGVLRRHPDIDDIAVVGRPREDGAEDVVACITLVDGAALDPEGLKAYARKHLTRYKVPREFYHFEELNRDQTGKIRRREVRDTLVSLLTQP; encoded by the coding sequence ATGATCAATTTCTTGCGCGCACCCATTCACAACCTACGCAAGGGTAAGTTATACTCCGCAACACGTTTAGTTACACATGACCATAACCGAGAGGATGCAATGGGCGCCGCAGACACACAGGCCTGGATAGAGCAATACGCCGAATGGACGAACCCGCGTCCCGAAATCGGCACAGATACGCTCGTGAGCTGGTTCAACCGGGCCGTGGCCACCCAACCGCGCAGCGCCGCAACGTGGTTCATGGGCAAGGAGCTCACCTACGCCGAGCTCAACGATCACGTCGGCAGCGCGGCAGCCGGCTTGGTCAAACTCGGCGTCCAGCCTGGGGACCGCGTTGCGGTTGCGCTCCCCAACTGCCCGCAGCACGTCATCGCAGTCACGGCGATCCTGCGGCTGGGCGCGGTCGTCGTCGAACACAACCCGCTCTACACCGCAGACGAGCTCGAGCCACAGTTCAACGACCACGGAGCGAAGATTGCGATTGTCTTCGACCGTGAAGCGGACACCTTCCTCTCCCTGCGCGGACGCACCCCGCTGGAAACCGTTGTGGCCGTCAACATGATCGACGAGATGCCAACGCACCTCAAGGCATTGCTCGCACTGCCAATCCCGCCGGTAAAGAAGAAGCGCGCCGAGCTCAGCACCCCCGCCCCAGGGACCATGAACTTCACCGACCTGCTGCGGACGCGTTCTCGCACGGTGCACCTGCCACCGATCGAACCGGAAACCACCGCCTTTATCCTCTACACCTCAGGCACCTCCGGGAAACCTAAGGGTGCGCCACTGTCGCACCGCAATATCGTCTCGGTCCTCAAGGCGGGCATCGAGTGGCTGGAGGACTGGGGTGCGGTGCGCGAAAAGGTGCTCGCCGTGCTGCCGATGTTCCACATCTACGGCCTTGCGTTGAACTACGGCCTGCCACTGACGGTCGGCGGGCAGATCGTGCTCGTGCCCGCACCGCAGCCGCAGTTGTACCAGTCGGCGATCCTGAAAACGCGGCCAACGATGCTGCCGGGCGTGCCCACGCTGTACGCCAAAATCATCGAATGGGCGAAGAAAGACAACGTCGACCTTTCCTCGATTCACACGTCGATCTCCGGCGCATCCACCCTGCCTGCAGAGACGATCGAACTGTGGGAAAACACCACGGGCGGGCGCCTCATCGAAGGCTACGGCCTGACGGAAACCTCGCCGATCCTCGCCGGCAACCCCCTCGACGGCACACGTCGTCCGGGCTACATCGGTCTCCCCTTCCCCAATACGGAGATCCGCATCGCTGACCCGGACGACCCCTCTCGCACCATGTCCGACGGCGAGCCAGGCGAGCTGCTCGCCCGTGGCCCGCAGGTCTTCGCAGGCTATTTGAACAACCCGGAGGCGAACGAGAACGCGTTCCACGATGGCTGGTTCCGCACCGGCGACATGGCCGTCATGGAGCCGGACGGCTGGATCAAGTTGGTGGCGCGCATCAAGGAGATGATCATCACCGGTGGCTTCAACGTGTACCCGGACGAGGTGGAGGGCGTACTTCGCCGCCATCCGGATATCGACGACATCGCAGTCGTCGGCCGCCCCCGCGAGGATGGCGCCGAGGACGTTGTCGCGTGCATCACACTTGTCGACGGCGCCGCGCTCGACCCCGAAGGCCTCAAGGCCTACGCCCGCAAGCACCTGACGCGCTACAAGGTGCCGCGCGAGTTCTACCACTTCGAGGAGCTGAACCGGGACCAGACAGGCAAGATTCGTCGCCGTGAGGTTCGCGACACTCTCGTCAGTCTTCTTACCCAACCGTAG
- a CDS encoding SAM-dependent methyltransferase, giving the protein MPHYHNLRADNPGAAGKPYGVITRGTTGFNRLRRSDRWTRFHPRVQSLLRAVPNPLAVDVGYGASHATTVEWAGWLRQIRPDIEVVGLEIDPERVLPPRDGVRFELGGFELAGYRPHLVRAFNVLRQYDVDQVPDVWDTVCSRLAPGGLFVEGTCDEIGRRCAWLLLDDTGPVSLSLSWDPFHTATPSEVAERLPKALIHRNVPGEAIHAFLTDADTAWEHAAGWEPHGPRVRWRHALDDLAAKWPITPQRRRFSDNSVTVEWNAIAPSS; this is encoded by the coding sequence ATCCCCCACTATCACAATCTCCGCGCTGATAACCCGGGTGCGGCGGGCAAACCCTACGGGGTGATCACCCGCGGCACGACCGGGTTTAATCGTCTGCGCAGATCTGATCGCTGGACCCGCTTTCACCCGCGGGTCCAGTCCCTGTTGCGCGCCGTGCCCAATCCGCTGGCCGTGGACGTAGGCTACGGTGCCTCCCACGCCACCACCGTCGAGTGGGCCGGGTGGCTGCGCCAGATCCGCCCCGACATCGAAGTCGTGGGACTCGAGATCGACCCCGAACGCGTCCTGCCGCCCCGCGACGGCGTGCGTTTCGAGCTCGGTGGCTTCGAACTTGCTGGCTACCGCCCCCACCTCGTGCGCGCCTTCAACGTGCTGCGCCAATACGACGTCGACCAAGTCCCCGACGTGTGGGACACCGTCTGCTCACGCCTTGCGCCGGGCGGCCTGTTCGTCGAAGGCACCTGCGATGAAATCGGACGCCGTTGCGCATGGTTGCTTCTCGACGACACCGGCCCCGTCTCCTTATCCCTCTCCTGGGATCCCTTCCACACCGCAACCCCCTCAGAGGTGGCGGAGCGCCTCCCCAAAGCGCTGATCCACCGCAATGTGCCCGGCGAGGCCATCCACGCATTTCTTACCGACGCCGACACCGCCTGGGAACACGCCGCCGGATGGGAACCCCACGGCCCGCGCGTGCGCTGGCGCCACGCCCTCGACGACCTGGCCGCAAAATGGCCGATCACGCCCCAGCGGCGCCGCTTTTCCGACAATTCCGTGACCGTCGAGTGGAACGCCATCGCCCCAAGTTCCTAA
- a CDS encoding LmeA family phospholipid-binding protein, which produces MTKAWKVTLSIIVGVLLLFAVAEGGIRAFVSHQVTSEAPEGTSVSFGSKPVTLGLLGGKFPHMKIDQDSTLVVDGNTFTGAPAAVVEMDNVHITGGDPVAETLHLTSDLPTEYVRAMLNQQLEQQMGEDAGFLANFITVSDVTVNPEAGTFTVEFSGGVAGIDLRPSMRDGQLALEAENTSLFGFDLPDGVADAISGALSNGMAQEANSTMRIDDFRVIDGGLQVSMVGTDVNFNELQMMQENPAGFTTQQG; this is translated from the coding sequence ATGACCAAAGCCTGGAAAGTCACCCTCTCCATCATCGTCGGAGTACTCCTCCTGTTCGCCGTTGCGGAAGGAGGCATCCGCGCGTTCGTGTCCCACCAGGTCACGTCCGAAGCCCCGGAAGGCACCTCGGTGTCCTTCGGCTCGAAGCCAGTCACACTCGGCTTGCTGGGTGGAAAGTTCCCCCACATGAAAATCGACCAGGACTCCACCCTGGTTGTGGACGGCAACACCTTCACCGGCGCGCCCGCCGCCGTCGTGGAGATGGACAACGTCCACATCACAGGTGGCGACCCGGTCGCCGAAACCCTCCACCTGACCTCCGATCTGCCCACCGAGTACGTCCGCGCCATGCTCAACCAGCAGTTGGAGCAGCAGATGGGCGAGGACGCCGGATTCCTGGCCAACTTCATCACCGTCAGCGACGTCACCGTGAACCCCGAGGCCGGAACCTTCACCGTCGAGTTCAGCGGCGGTGTCGCAGGCATCGATCTGCGCCCCTCCATGCGTGACGGCCAACTCGCGCTCGAGGCCGAGAACACCTCGCTGTTCGGCTTCGACCTGCCCGACGGTGTCGCCGACGCCATCAGCGGCGCCCTGTCCAACGGCATGGCCCAGGAAGCCAACAGCACCATGCGTATCGACGACTTCCGCGTCATCGACGGCGGCCTCCAAGTCTCCATGGTGGGCACCGACGTGAACTTCAACGAACTGCAGATGATGCAAGAAAACCCCGCCGGGTTCACGACCCAGCAGGGTTAA
- a CDS encoding DUF2516 family protein, protein MDTAALEQIQFITTLPSRASFLMLFAVGIAGLVAAGLVATTRPDAFEAAGRQSKGAWIGILALSAVACMLGLPFIAWFGAVAIGIYYFDIRPQIKNILEGNGGW, encoded by the coding sequence ATGGATACCGCGGCTCTTGAGCAGATCCAGTTCATCACGACGCTCCCGTCACGCGCGAGCTTCCTCATGCTCTTCGCGGTCGGCATCGCAGGCCTTGTGGCTGCCGGGCTCGTGGCGACGACCCGCCCCGACGCGTTCGAAGCAGCAGGCCGCCAGTCGAAGGGCGCCTGGATTGGCATCCTGGCGCTGTCTGCGGTGGCGTGCATGCTCGGCCTGCCGTTCATCGCATGGTTTGGTGCGGTGGCGATCGGTATCTACTACTTCGACATCCGCCCCCAGATCAAGAACATTCTGGAGGGCAACGGCGGCTGGTAA
- a CDS encoding DUF2505 domain-containing protein — translation MTARSEITVTINQPIEKVAQAYATREYWEFIAEKLSPEPGELNEFADNTATLFEILPTSILPPAAQAMVSQDLKLKRVVTVGALDGDTAKHTMTGDVKGTPVDLGAEYTATRDGDNTKLDYELEAKVNIPFMGAALEPKVAEALEEIVENEAKLTEQWISENL, via the coding sequence ATGACTGCACGTAGTGAGATCACTGTGACCATCAACCAGCCGATCGAAAAGGTCGCGCAAGCCTACGCCACGCGCGAATACTGGGAGTTCATCGCAGAGAAACTCTCCCCGGAACCGGGCGAGCTCAACGAGTTCGCGGACAACACCGCAACCCTCTTTGAGATTCTGCCGACCTCTATCCTCCCGCCGGCAGCACAGGCGATGGTGTCCCAGGACCTGAAGCTCAAGCGCGTCGTCACCGTAGGCGCGCTCGACGGCGACACCGCCAAGCACACCATGACCGGCGACGTCAAGGGCACCCCGGTGGACCTCGGCGCCGAATACACCGCAACCCGCGACGGCGACAACACCAAGCTTGACTACGAGCTCGAAGCCAAGGTCAACATCCCGTTTATGGGCGCTGCCCTCGAGCCGAAGGTCGCCGAGGCACTCGAGGAGATCGTGGAAAACGAAGCGAAGCTCACCGAGCAGTGGATTAGCGAGAACCTCTAA
- a CDS encoding UDP-N-acetylmuramate dehydrogenase: MSTPSFASLTTLRVGGSPAEIIECTSAEALAETVARLDRAGSPLLVVGGGSNLLVAEGALDLSAVLVRNEGISLVDDTTLRIQAGTVWDDVVAFAVDHGLGGIEALSGIPGSAGATPVQNVGAYGSEISDVLTRVRLYNRETGADEWVSAESLELAYRYSNLKFTSRAVVLEIELALEKTDQSIPLRHLGGERVSLAEARASVLETRRAKGMVLDAGDHDTWSAGSFFTNPVVPTSLADEIEAKVGEDHMPRFAAGEGQEKLSAAWLIERAGCPRGFPGEDAPARLSTKHTLALTNRGNATADDIVELARRVQGVVDKQFGVELHPEPVWVGL, from the coding sequence GTGTCAACCCCATCATTTGCCTCTCTGACCACGTTGCGCGTCGGCGGTTCGCCGGCCGAGATCATCGAGTGCACCAGCGCTGAAGCACTCGCCGAGACCGTTGCGCGCCTTGATCGCGCCGGTTCGCCGCTGCTTGTTGTCGGCGGCGGTTCCAACCTGCTTGTTGCGGAAGGTGCGCTCGATCTTTCTGCTGTGTTGGTGCGCAACGAGGGCATCTCGCTTGTCGACGACACCACGCTGCGCATCCAAGCCGGCACCGTCTGGGACGACGTGGTTGCCTTTGCTGTAGACCATGGTCTGGGCGGTATCGAAGCCTTGTCGGGCATCCCGGGTTCCGCTGGTGCCACCCCGGTGCAAAACGTCGGCGCGTACGGCTCCGAGATTTCGGACGTGCTCACCCGCGTGCGTCTCTACAACCGCGAGACGGGTGCGGACGAGTGGGTGTCCGCCGAGTCACTGGAGTTGGCGTATCGCTACTCCAACCTGAAGTTCACCTCGCGTGCCGTGGTGCTGGAGATCGAGCTGGCGCTGGAGAAGACCGACCAGTCGATCCCGCTGCGCCACCTGGGCGGGGAGCGTGTGTCGCTGGCGGAGGCCCGTGCATCCGTGCTTGAGACGCGCCGGGCGAAGGGCATGGTGCTCGACGCCGGCGACCACGACACGTGGTCCGCGGGCTCGTTTTTCACCAACCCGGTCGTGCCCACCTCACTGGCGGATGAGATCGAGGCCAAGGTCGGCGAAGACCACATGCCACGCTTTGCCGCTGGTGAGGGCCAAGAGAAGTTGTCTGCGGCGTGGCTGATCGAGCGCGCCGGCTGCCCCCGCGGATTCCCCGGCGAGGACGCGCCAGCGCGCCTGTCCACCAAGCACACCCTCGCCCTGACGAACAGGGGTAACGCCACGGCGGACGACATCGTGGAGTTGGCCCGGCGGGTGCAGGGGGTCGTCGACAAGCAGTTTGGCGTTGAGCTGCACCCCGAGCCGGTCTGGGTGGGCCTTTAG